The window GATTTTAAATCGTATATAAATTTATCGATATAGCTATCATTTAAATCTGGTTTTTTTGACTTTAATAAACCCCAAACCTTATCATCTATTTTGGGAACATATCCATCGCCTCCTGCCATTCCTACTTGACCCATTCTGCAGAGGATATTTGAAAAGTATACCAAAGATACGATATCTCTATCTTTGCTTGAATTAAAAGGGTCGTGATGATTATGTATAACCTCGATGAGGTGACTGGGAAGTTCCCATTTTTCCCCTAATGTTTTTCCAAGCTCAGCATGAGTCGTTCCCAAAATGTCTTTTTCGGCTTTAAATAGCGATACCTTTTTATCATGGGCCTCTTTGAGAACCTGTTCAAAATCTGTATTTAAATATTGGTCTAAGATGATCTTTCCAATATCATGAATGAGTCCAGCTACAAATGCTTCTCCTGAGATTCTGTATTGAAAAACCCTTGCAAGCATCTTTGAGGCTACCCCACAGCCTATCGAGTGAACCCAGAATTTTTCTCTGTTAAATATAGAGTTGTTTTTTGAACGGGAGAATGCCTTTACAATAGATGCCCCAACAACAAGGGTTTGAATTTCGTATGCGCCTAAAATTACAACAGCATGATTGATTGTGGTTATCTTTCTTGGAAATCCATAAAATGGGGAGTTGACAATCTTCAGTACCTTCATGGTTAATGACTGATCCTGTGATACTAACTTGCTTATCTGTGTTGAAGAGCTATTTTTATCATTTGTACATTGAATAATCTGGTTGGCAACGGTTGGTAAGGTTGGAAGGGAATCAACGTTTTCCAGTATCTTATTTATTTTATCCCTGTTCGTCTTTTCTCCTCCATTTCCACCACTTTCAGGCTTTTTCAAAATAATGTTGTTGTTACAATTCTTGCATTTCATCACGACAGGTTGATCAGGAAGCTTATTTTCATCTATATCATAAATATTTGAACACTCTTGACATTTAACCTTCATGCATACCTCACTTTTTAGATTTACGAATTTATTTTGAAGAAAAATGTTATTATTATATCGGCATGATTAAAGAAGAAGATAAGGATTAATTTTGGTGAAAACTAAATTTTTAAAACGTTAATTTAGAGGATGTTACGTTAAAAAATCCTC is drawn from Nitrospinota bacterium and contains these coding sequences:
- a CDS encoding HDOD domain-containing protein → MKVKCQECSNIYDIDENKLPDQPVVMKCKNCNNNIILKKPESGGNGGEKTNRDKINKILENVDSLPTLPTVANQIIQCTNDKNSSSTQISKLVSQDQSLTMKVLKIVNSPFYGFPRKITTINHAVVILGAYEIQTLVVGASIVKAFSRSKNNSIFNREKFWVHSIGCGVASKMLARVFQYRISGEAFVAGLIHDIGKIILDQYLNTDFEQVLKEAHDKKVSLFKAEKDILGTTHAELGKTLGEKWELPSHLIEVIHNHHDPFNSSKDRDIVSLVYFSNILCRMGQVGMAGGDGYVPKIDDKVWGLLKSKKPDLNDSYIDKFIYDLKSEMEQTQGLLSVLQEKKEKNE